The window ACCATGGAGACGCTCTACCGACTGAGCTATTGGGGCGAGCGATGAAGACATTACACGGTTGCCTGCCGATCGCCCAAATCCTTTGCGGGGACAGGGCTCCGAGGGGGTTCGGCAACCCTTCCCGATCAACCCGTGCGCCCCTTCCGACCCGCTTCTCGGGCGAAATGTGTGTGGGCTCACACCTCCATGCGTGCCGATCGGAGCCACCGGGACCGGCCGGCGCGCTCGGGCGCGCCGCGGCGTACGGGCACCACACCGGTACGACTATTGCGCTCTTCCGTGAAGCGGGGTGCGCCGCACCCTAGGCTCTGAGCACGCTGCGTGATCTTGGGCCGCGGGCCGCGGCCACGGCTCCAGGAACCGCCCGAGCCACCGCAGGAGCGCGATGTCCGACAGCCAGCCGCAGCAGCCGTCCCAATCCCCCCGCAGCGGCAACGGCAACGCGGCCGCCGCCGAGGCCACCACCCTGCTGCTCGCCGGGGCCCGCCTGACCGACGGCCGTACCGTCGACGTCCGTCTCGGCGGCGGCCGCATCCAGGCCGTCGGCACCGCGGGCAGCCTGCCCTCCCCCGCGCTGTCCCGGGTGGACCTGAGCGGCTACCTGCTGCTGCCCGCGCCCGCCGAGCCGCACGCCCACGGGGACACCGCGCTGACCGCCGACGGCGAGGGGCCCGTCTCCTACACCCCCGACGAGGTCCAGCGCCGGGCCACCGAGGCGGCCCTCCTCCAACTCGGCCACGGCGCCACCGCCGTGCGCTCCCACGTACGGATCGGCGACGTGCACGGCCTCGGCCCGATGGAGGCCGTGCTCCAGGCCCGCCGCTCCCTGCGCGGGCTCACCGACCTCACCGCCGTGGCCGTCCCCCGGCTGCTGACCGGGGTGGCCGGCGCGGACGGGCTCGCCATGCTGCGGGACGCGGTCAAGATGGGCGCCTCCGTGATCGGCGGCTGCCCGGACCTGGACCCGGACCCGACGGGCTTCCTCGAAGCCGTCCTGGAACTCGCCGACGAGCATGGCTGCCCCGTGGACCTGCACACGGACGGTGACGACCCCGCCCGCCTCTCCCGGCTCGCGGCGATGGCCGGCGGGCTGCGCCCCGGGGTGAGCATCGGCCCCTGCGGCGGCCTGGCCCGGCTCCCGATGGACGCGGCGGCCCGCGCCGCCGACCAGCTGGCCGCGGCCGGCGTACGGGTGACCTGCCTGCCCCAGGGCGACTGCGCGGCCCTGGAACGCCGCGGGCTGCGCACCGCACCGGTACGCCTGCTCCGGGCCGCGGGCGTACGGGTCGCGGCCGGCAGCGGAGCGCTGCGGGACGCCGGCAACCCGGTCGGCCGGGGCGACCCGCTGGAGGCCGCGTACCTGCTGGCCTCCCAGGGCGGCCTCCGGGCGGGCGAGGCCTACGCGTCGGTCAGCACCTGTGCCCGCGAGGCCATGGGCCTGCCGGAGGTACGGGTGGAGGCCGGCTTCCCTGCGGAGCTGCTCGCCGTGCGCGGGGACCGGATCGCGGGCGTGCTGTCCCTCGCGTACAGCCGGATCGTGATCCACCGCGGGCGCGTGGTAGCCCGTACGAGCGCGGTGCGGGAGTACTGCGACTCCGCCGTCGCGGTGGCCCTGGACCTGCCCCGGCAGGGCCGTACGGAGCCCGGACCCTGAAGTTCGCCGTGCGTTCGCGGGCGTGCGTGCCCGGCTCGTCGTACGGTCGGGACATGCGCATCGTCATCGCGGGTGGACACGGTCAGATCGCGCTGCGGCTGGAGCGCCTGCTCGCCGCGCGCGGGTACGAGGTCGCGGGCATCATCCGCGATCCGGCACAGGGCGACGCCCTCAGGGAGGCCGGCGCCGAGCCGGTGCTCTGCGATCTGGAGTCGGCCACGGTCGAGCACGTGGCGGGGATCCTGCAGGGCGCGGACGTCGCGGTGTTCGCGGCCGGCGCGGGCCCCGGCAGTGGCGTCGGGCGCAAGGACACCGTGGACCGGGGCGCGGCGGTGCTCCTCGCCGACGCGGCCGAACGGGCCCGCGTACGGCGCTTCCTGATGGTCTCTTCGATGGGCGCGGACGCGCACCACGACGGCGACGAGGTCTTCGACTTCTACCTGCGGGCCAAG of the Streptomyces sp. NBC_01294 genome contains:
- a CDS encoding amidohydrolase family protein, with protein sequence MSDSQPQQPSQSPRSGNGNAAAAEATTLLLAGARLTDGRTVDVRLGGGRIQAVGTAGSLPSPALSRVDLSGYLLLPAPAEPHAHGDTALTADGEGPVSYTPDEVQRRATEAALLQLGHGATAVRSHVRIGDVHGLGPMEAVLQARRSLRGLTDLTAVAVPRLLTGVAGADGLAMLRDAVKMGASVIGGCPDLDPDPTGFLEAVLELADEHGCPVDLHTDGDDPARLSRLAAMAGGLRPGVSIGPCGGLARLPMDAAARAADQLAAAGVRVTCLPQGDCAALERRGLRTAPVRLLRAAGVRVAAGSGALRDAGNPVGRGDPLEAAYLLASQGGLRAGEAYASVSTCAREAMGLPEVRVEAGFPAELLAVRGDRIAGVLSLAYSRIVIHRGRVVARTSAVREYCDSAVAVALDLPRQGRTEPGP
- a CDS encoding SDR family oxidoreductase; translation: MRIVIAGGHGQIALRLERLLAARGYEVAGIIRDPAQGDALREAGAEPVLCDLESATVEHVAGILQGADVAVFAAGAGPGSGVGRKDTVDRGAAVLLADAAERARVRRFLMVSSMGADAHHDGDEVFDFYLRAKGEADDHVRTRLGLEWTVLRPGSLIDDAGTGLVRLEAQTGRGAVPRDDVAAVLAELIETPATAGLTLELISGSTPVQVAVKAVAGN